A single window of Podarcis raffonei isolate rPodRaf1 chromosome 9, rPodRaf1.pri, whole genome shotgun sequence DNA harbors:
- the CCNI gene encoding cyclin-I isoform X1 — translation MKFSGPLESQRLSLLLETAISREAQIWKVHLRRIQPSQDAGISPTQRDEVVQWMVKLKFQFHLYPETLALAVSLLDRFLAAVKARPKYLNCIAISCFFLAAKTIEEDERVPVLKVLARDSFCGCSPAEIRRMEKIILDKLNWDLHIATPLDFLHIFHAVALSTRPQLLTTLSKMNPSQHVALLTKQLLHCLACYQLLQFKGSMLALAIVSLEVEKLIPDWLALIIELLQKAQMDSSQLIHCRELVAQHLSSLQPSPPPNSVYVYSPLKHNLVTCHAGPGFRFHPGSKDKPEVPVKTSAALSRRRRPAPGRCKQATAKRKVEEMEVDDFYDGIKRLYNEENAPEAVAALEGKAASACGADASRQAASASPCPPLQPVSVM, via the exons ATGAAGTTTTCAGGACCGCTGGAGAGCCAGAGGTTGAGTCTCCTTCTGGAGACGGCAATCTCTAGGGAAGCTCAGATATGGAAAGTGCACCTGCGCAGAATTCAGCCCAGTCAG GATGCGGGCATTTCTCCAACCCAGCGGGACGAAGTGGTTCAGTGGATGGTCAAACTCAAGTTCCAGTTCCATCTTTACCCAGAAACGTTGGCCCTGGCTGTCAGTCTCTTGGACAGGTTTTTAGCTGCTGTGAAG GCCCGTCCAAAGTACTTGAACTGTATTGCAATCAGCTGCTTCTTCCTGGCTGCCAAGACCATTGAGGAAGATGAG AGGGTTCCGGTACTGAAGGTCTTGGCCAGGGACAGCTTTTGTGGCTGTTCCCCAGCGGAGATTCGCAGGATGGAGAAGATCATTCTGGACAAGTTGAACTGGGATTTGCACATAGCCACACCTCTGGACTTCCTTCATATT TTCCACGCGGTGGCCTTATCCACCCGGCCTCAACTGCTGACCACCTTGTCCAAGATGAACCCGTCTCAGCATGTGGCTCTTCTCACCAAGCAGCTGCTCCACTGCCTGGCCTGCTACCAGCTGCTCCAGTTCAAGGGGTCCATGCTGGCCTTGGCCATCGTCAGCCTGGAAGTGGAGAAACTCATCCCTGACTGGCTCGCCCTCATCATTGAGCTGCTCCAGAAGGCACAG ATGGACAGCTCCCAGCTCATCCACTGCCGGGAGCTGGTCGCACAGCACCTTTCCAGCTTGCAGCCGTCTCCGCCGCCCAACTCGGTCTACGTCTACAGCCCCCTCAAGCACAACCTGGTGACCTGCCACGCCGGACCGGGCTTCCGATTCCACCCAGGCTCCAAGGACAAGCCAGAAGTGCCAGTCAAGACCTCCGCTGCGCTctctcggcggcggcggccggccCCCGGCAGGTGCAAGCAGGCGACGGCCAAGCGCAAAGTGGAGGAGATGGAGGTGGACGACTTCTACGACGGGATCAAGCGCCTGTACAACGAGGAGAATGCTCCCGAGGCCGTAGCAGCCCTAGAGGGCAAGGCCGCCTCCGCCTGCGGGGCCGACGCGTCGCGGCAAGCGGCATCCGCATCGCCCTGCCCTCCCTTGCAGCCTGTTTCCGTTATGTAG
- the CCNI gene encoding cyclin-I isoform X2 produces MVKLKFQFHLYPETLALAVSLLDRFLAAVKARPKYLNCIAISCFFLAAKTIEEDERVPVLKVLARDSFCGCSPAEIRRMEKIILDKLNWDLHIATPLDFLHIFHAVALSTRPQLLTTLSKMNPSQHVALLTKQLLHCLACYQLLQFKGSMLALAIVSLEVEKLIPDWLALIIELLQKAQMDSSQLIHCRELVAQHLSSLQPSPPPNSVYVYSPLKHNLVTCHAGPGFRFHPGSKDKPEVPVKTSAALSRRRRPAPGRCKQATAKRKVEEMEVDDFYDGIKRLYNEENAPEAVAALEGKAASACGADASRQAASASPCPPLQPVSVM; encoded by the exons ATGGTCAAACTCAAGTTCCAGTTCCATCTTTACCCAGAAACGTTGGCCCTGGCTGTCAGTCTCTTGGACAGGTTTTTAGCTGCTGTGAAG GCCCGTCCAAAGTACTTGAACTGTATTGCAATCAGCTGCTTCTTCCTGGCTGCCAAGACCATTGAGGAAGATGAG AGGGTTCCGGTACTGAAGGTCTTGGCCAGGGACAGCTTTTGTGGCTGTTCCCCAGCGGAGATTCGCAGGATGGAGAAGATCATTCTGGACAAGTTGAACTGGGATTTGCACATAGCCACACCTCTGGACTTCCTTCATATT TTCCACGCGGTGGCCTTATCCACCCGGCCTCAACTGCTGACCACCTTGTCCAAGATGAACCCGTCTCAGCATGTGGCTCTTCTCACCAAGCAGCTGCTCCACTGCCTGGCCTGCTACCAGCTGCTCCAGTTCAAGGGGTCCATGCTGGCCTTGGCCATCGTCAGCCTGGAAGTGGAGAAACTCATCCCTGACTGGCTCGCCCTCATCATTGAGCTGCTCCAGAAGGCACAG ATGGACAGCTCCCAGCTCATCCACTGCCGGGAGCTGGTCGCACAGCACCTTTCCAGCTTGCAGCCGTCTCCGCCGCCCAACTCGGTCTACGTCTACAGCCCCCTCAAGCACAACCTGGTGACCTGCCACGCCGGACCGGGCTTCCGATTCCACCCAGGCTCCAAGGACAAGCCAGAAGTGCCAGTCAAGACCTCCGCTGCGCTctctcggcggcggcggccggccCCCGGCAGGTGCAAGCAGGCGACGGCCAAGCGCAAAGTGGAGGAGATGGAGGTGGACGACTTCTACGACGGGATCAAGCGCCTGTACAACGAGGAGAATGCTCCCGAGGCCGTAGCAGCCCTAGAGGGCAAGGCCGCCTCCGCCTGCGGGGCCGACGCGTCGCGGCAAGCGGCATCCGCATCGCCCTGCCCTCCCTTGCAGCCTGTTTCCGTTATGTAG